The Zingiber officinale cultivar Zhangliang chromosome 9A, Zo_v1.1, whole genome shotgun sequence genome window below encodes:
- the LOC122021074 gene encoding probable transcription factor KAN2: MEFFSPQPDLSLQIRPPNTSTAGWRKHNEDMDLGFPRNPLDSTTTINSNPNLNTSHHNLQFHHHQLHANHDMPPLTGIPIYHHPPSSSLIGNPVMPLQHSSSSFSAEHNLVGQLRPRHSTASRLVAKGNMRAPRMRWTSMLHARFVHAVELLGGHGRATPKSVLELMDVKDLTLAHVKSHLQMYRTVKNTDKPEAPSVPSDGSLEIFSRGENSDDNDHVHGDMRSSNAISSRKNCYNGMTSDSAAGSMKPFEDSMEPTKNLEMLAELDSSSLSKTNLNKLNLEITLGRPH, encoded by the exons ATGGAGTTCTTTTCTCCTCAACCAGATCTATCACTTCAGATCAGGCCCCCAAACACCTCCACAGCAGGTTGGAGAAAGCATAATGAGGACATGGACTTAGGGTTTCCAAGGAACCCCCTTGACTCGACCACCACCATCAACAGCAACCCTAATCTTAACACCTCCCATCACAACCTTCAGTTCCATCACCACCAACTACATGCTAATCATGATATGCCTCCTCTAACAGGAATCCCAATCTACCATCacccaccttcttcttccttaattGGTAATCCAGTCATGCCGCTTCAGCACTCTTCGTCTTCATTTTCTGCTGAGCACAATTTGGTAGGACAGCTGCGGCCGAGACACTCGACGGCCTCAAGGCTCGTGGCAAAGGGGAACATGCGTGCACCGAGGATGCGGTGGACTTCGATGCTTCATGCGCGGTTCGTCCATGCAGTGGAGCTGCTAGGAGGCCATGGGA GGGCCACTCCCAAGTCGGTTCTCGAGCTCATGGATGTGAAAGATCTCACTCTGGCTCATGTGAAATCTCACTTACAG ATGTACAGAACTGTGAAAAACACTGACAAGCCAGAAGCTCCTTCAG TTCCATCTGATGGATCATTGGAAATTTTCTCAAGAGGAGAGAATTCTGATGATAACGATCATGTTCATGGTGACATGAGATCAAGCAATGCTATCTCTTCAAG gAAAAACTGCTACAATGGCATGACAAGTGATTCGGCTGCAGGGAGCATGAAGCCTTTTGAG GATTCGATGGAACCAACAAAGAACTTGGAGATGCTCGCAGAGTTGGATTCGTCAAGCCTCTCCAAGACAAACCTAAACAAGCTGAATCTTGAGATCACACTGGGGAGGCCACACTga